The proteins below come from a single Zea mays cultivar B73 chromosome 8, Zm-B73-REFERENCE-NAM-5.0, whole genome shotgun sequence genomic window:
- the LOC103635931 gene encoding putative serine/threonine-protein kinase-like protein CCR3, with protein sequence MTPRPRLLLLLLAIALPAASAASTLAVSASSTSPTVCGVAEPNGTVYCAPLQGPSSSNSASPVAPSAIAFAELSAGRGFVCGLQAGGAALFCWPSTPAPQWGQLRRLYNGPAPLADLAVGGGHVAAYDASGKVVLWWRGGGRFPARADGAFRSLVSGDGFSCAVQANASAAVRCWGPQGSAVQAGLANASAAPYLAAGGARACAVLASGAALCSGSDASAGALPRDLFGYGLAVGDSHACALRRPDHTAVCWTLGGPTTTLYEPALGISFAFLVAGGNFTCGVASSDFSVYCWSAGAVAAPVPLPRIRPGVCVSDDSSCRGCGFMSQSQKFCGGSGGICDALCDDSPPPPAPAPPSPPPSSSRRVSKAWIAFCVVGAVGGFAGLCSIVYCLVFGFCSNKRVHNSVQPNISAAAAGTGADNNGGGGGAAASGSPYGSPNGSRARGLFRRQLSRAMTRQRSGPSSFKDPAEEFTFAQLEAATKGFALEAKIGEGSFGTVYRGKLPDGREVAIKRGESGPRARRFQEKESAFRSELVFLSRLHHKHLVGLVGYCEEAEERLLVYEYMKNGALYDHLHPKASAAPSPVASSWKLRIKILLDASRGIEYLHSYAVPPIIHRDIKSSNILLDGGWTARVSDFGLSLTGSPEPSSEESRSQQLAVTTKAAGTVGYMDPEYYGLHHLTVKSDVYGFGVVMLESLTGRRAIFKEAEGGSPVSVVDYAVPSIMGGELGKVLDPRAPEPAAHEAEAVELVAYTAVHCVQLEGKDRPAMADIVANLETAFALCEGSDRDRGTGAFGNSSSSASLSVTSMDRSGALA encoded by the coding sequence ATGACCCCGCGGCCGCGcctcctcctgctcctcctcgCCATTGCCTTGCCCGCCGCCTCCGCCGCGTCCACGCTCGCCGTCTCGGCCTCCTCCACCTCCCCCACCGTCTGCGGCGTCGCCGAGCCCAACGGCACCGTCTACTGCGCGCCGCTCCAGGGGCCCTCCAGCTCCAACTCCGCCAGCCCCGTCGCGCCGTCCGCCATCGCCTTCGCGGAGCTCTCCGCGGGGCGAGGCTTCGTGTGCGGCCTGCAAGCGGGGGGCGCCGCGCTCTTCTGCTGGCCGTCCACGCCGGCGCCGCAGTGGGGGCAGCTCCGGCGGCTCTACAACGGGCCCGCCCCGCTCGCGGACCTCGCCGTCGGCGGCGGCCACGTCGCGGCCTACGACGCCTCCGGGAAGGTGGTCCTATGGTGGCGCGGCGGGGGCCGGTTCCCCGCGCGGGCCGACGGCGCGTTCCGCTCCCTCGTCTCCGGGGACGGCTTCTCCTGCGCCGTCCAGGCCAACGCGTCCGCCGCCGTCCGCTGCTGGGGCCCGCAGGGTAGCGCCGTGCAGGCGGGCCTCGCCAACGCGTCCGCCGCCCCGTACCTCGCCGCGGGGGGCGCCCGCGCCTGCGCCGTGCTCGCCTCCGGCGCCGCGCTCTGCTCGGGCTCGGACGCCTCCGCCGGCGCCCTGCCGCGGGACCTCTTCGGCTACGGCCTCGCCGTCGGCGACTCCCACGCGTGCGCGCTCCGCCGGCCCGACCACACCGCGGTTTGCTGGACCCTCGGGGGACCCACCACCACCCTGTACGAGCCGGCCCTGGGGATCTCCTTCGCCTTCCTCGTCGCCGGCGGCAACTTCACCTGCGGCGTCGCGTCCAGCGACTTCAGCGTGTACTGCTGGTCCGCGGGCGCCGTGGCCGCGCCGGTGCCGCTCCCGAGGATCCGCCCGGGCGTCTGCGTCAGCGACGACAGCTCATGCCGCGGGTGCGGCTTCATGTCGCAGTCGCAGAAGTTCTGCGGAGGCTCCGGCGGGATCTGCGACGCCCTCTGCGACGAttcgccgccgccgcctgctcCCGCACCCCCTTCTCCGCCGCCGTCGTCGAGTAGACGCGTGTCCAAGGCCTGGATCGCGTTCTGCGTGGTCGGCGCGGTGGGTGGTTTCGCGGGGCTCTGCTCCATCGTCTACTGCCTCGTCTTCGGCTTCTGCAGCAACAAGCGGGTGCACAACTCGGTGCAGCCCAACATCagtgccgccgccgccggcacGGGTGCCGACAACAACGGCGGCGGCGGAGGTGCCGCAGCCTCCGGGAGCCCCTACGGGTCGCCGAACGGgtcgcgggcgcgcggcctgttCCGGCGGCAGCTGTCGCGCGCGATGACGCGGCAGCGCAGCGGGCCGTCGTCGTTCAAGGACCCCGCCGAGGAGTTCACCTTCGCGCAGCTGGAGGCGGCCACCAAAGGGTTCGCGCTGGAGGCGAAGATCGGGGAGGGCAGCTTCGGCACCGTGTACCGGGGCAAGCTCCCCGACGGGCGCGAGGTGGCCATCAAGCGCGGCGAGTCAGGCCCCCGCGCGCGCCGGTTCCAGGAGAAGGAGAGCGCGTTCCGGTCGGAGCTGGTGTTCCTGTCCCGGCTCCACCACAAGCACCTCGTGGGCCTGGTGGGCTACTGCGAGGAGGCGGAGGAGCGGCTGCTGGTGTACGAGTACATGAAGAACGGCGCGCTCTACGACCACCTGCACCCCAAGGCCTCGGCGGCGCCGTCGCCCGTGGCGTCGTCGTGGAAGCTGCGCATCAAGATCCTGCTGGACGCGTCCCGCGGCATCGAGTACCTGCACTCCTACGCCGTGCCGCCCATCATCCACCGCGACATCAAGTCGTCCAACATCCTGCTGGACGGCGGGTGGACGGCGCGCGTGTCGGACTTCGGGCTGTCGCTGACGGGGTCCCCGGAgccatcgtcggaggagtcgcggtCGCAGCAGCTGGCGGTGACGACGAAGGCCGCCGGCACGGTGGGGTACATGGACCCGGAGTACTACGGGCTGCACCACCTGACGGTGAAGAGCGACGTGTACGGGTTCGGTGTGGTGATGCTGGAGTCGCTGACGGGGCGGCGCGCCATCTTCAAGGAGGCGGAGGGCGGGAGCCCCGTGAGCGTGGTGGACTACGCGGTGCCCAGCATCATGGGCGGGGAGCTCGGGAAGGTGCTGGACCCGCGCGCGCCGGAGCCCGCGGCGCACGAGGCCGAGGCGGTGGAGCTGGTGGCGTACACCGCCGTGCACTGCGTCCAGCTGGAGGGCAAGGACCGCCCCGCCATGGCCGACATCGTGGCCAACCTGGAGACGGCCTTCGCGCTCTGCGAGGGAAGCGACCGCGACCGCGGGACCGGCGCGTTCGGGAACAGCTCCTCCAGCGCCAGCCTCTCCGTCACGTCCATGGACCGGTCGGGAGCCCTGGCCTGA